GTGCATGATGATGAACGTTGCATTTTGTCTTCATCATCAGCCTAAAGGTTGTATTCCAAGTGAGAATATTGTGAAGAAAGTCGTGAAGGTGACGCCTCCAGGGCCAAGGAAGAAATTGCAACTAGCCGTGACTGAACCTGGCTTGACAAATGGCCTTTCTTCACTTGATTATATATTGGATAATTATTTAAAGACACTTACACAGAGAGTCAAATATCATCTTGGTAATATTTTCCTATTCTCCTTTATTTCTTCTGGCTTTCATGTAAACTCTGCTTTCATTTTCTTTCCCAATGAAACAATATATGGTGTTAGGAATATTTGATATTAAGAGAATATATAGATCTTTTCGACATTTTTGAGAGTTACTTGGTCCCTTTTTACAAATTTGTTCGTCTAACTTTTGTTTTTTAAGCTCgtctaaaaaatatatttttttctatttattgataactctttaaatttaactttcTGCACGATATGTTTAAAACTATAAAATTTGAGGATATTTTGGTACTTTCATAGATCTTTTgttcaaaatcataaatttaaaaatttagtttattttcttaaaactcTATATCAAATTTAAACCAGATAAACAAATTTAAATGGAAAGAGTAATAACTAAAAATTCATTAAACTATTTATGTTTTGCATGTTTATTAGTTAAACAATGGGATGTTGTTATCTAATTCTTAAATTATAACATTTTCAATCAAAAATCTCCCAAGTGCCTAAATCACACGAAGAATGGTTTCTCTTTACAATGTGTGGAAATTAGAATGCTTAAGTCGCCTACAACCCTTAAAATTATCCATACATTTAGATACCTCaataaattctattttttattctttatgtTCGAATATATGtgattcatttttcttttaggtcatttctaaaaaaattacatatttttatatttagtggcatttagttttaaaatatcaatttcacccttaatgagataatttataattatataaatatttataacttgTTTTAAACCACATGTTTAGCTAATGAatttaaagttttaaattaaaatgataGTACTAAAAGAACATATGCGTGGATCtcactcccccccccccccgtgaTCTTATTTGCATTGGAGTTCGACTAATTTGGGTCCATGCATCGTAGGACTCCATTCGAGAGAAAGCACTCCTTACCAAAGATTCTTCTATACCTAAGACTTGAATTCGAGACCTTTAATTAAGATAGAAACAACCTCATCCACTGCACCATATCCTTCTTCGGTGGTGTACATCTGTGGATCtcactccccccccccccccggtgATCTTATTTGCATTGGAGTTCGACTAATTTGGGTCCATGCATCGTAGGACTCCATTCGAGAGAAAGCACTCCTTACCAAAGATTCTTCTATACCTAAGACTTGAATTCGAGACCTTTAATTAAGATAGAAACAACATCATCCATTACACCATATCCTTCTTCGGTGGTGTACATCTCCGTCTTCTATCATCTTTGTACCTTTTGATAGTCTTTATTTCCCCTTCACGTGACAATAATTTGCAATGTAAAAACTAAATATTGATATTACTTACCTAATGGAATTAAAgtttttaatttatgaaatcTATAATTGATTCTTGTGTCTCTAGGTTTTCCAGAGAACATATGTTATGATCACCACGGCGCTTTAGCTCCGCTTTTGCAATTTCACTTGAATAATTGTGGTGATCCTTTCACGGAGAACCCTGTGGATTTTCATTCAAAAGATTTCGAAGTGGCTGTTTTGGATTGGTTTGCCAAATTATGGGAAATTGAAAAGGATGAATATTGGGGTTATGTTACTCATGGTGGCACAGAAAGCAATCTCCATGGTATTTTGGTAGGGTAAGTATCTCCTATATATCTATCATCGTTAGTAATGGATCATCATAGTGGCGTAATCACAATATGTCTGCTTGCTTGAGTCTTGTGTGCTTAATTAATTTGCCTATATATTGTCATTATGTGTCATTTGCTAAGCGTAGTAGATGCTTATTTAGTGGTCCCAATTTGTCTGCTGATGAGTGGTTCATATTTAAATTGTTGCTAACACATTTATAATAAATTGCATAAAGAAGATCAACTTTTTGTGACTAATTTAGTTCAAAAGGTTTGCGTAATTTATAGCTACAGGATTAAGAATTTAGTGGCGATTATCAAAATTTGTAGTAAAAGGTGACAcattcataattttaaaaagttgatATGACTAAAATAATGTGTTTTTTATTTcgtttttcaattttatatttaataatattttatgtagGAGAGAGTTACTTCCTAGTGGGATCTTATATGCATCAAAAGACTTTCACTATTCAGTCTTTAAAGCTGCAAGATTATATAGAATAAATATGGAAATGATCAATACATCAATAAATGGAGAGATGGATTATTCCAATCTGAGAGCAAAATTGCTTCATAACAAGGACAAGCCAGcaattataaatattaatattggTACATATTCATATTTCAACCTTTTATTGTTTCTATAAATCATAAGTATTAGAGCTCTAACTTGGCCTTTTTCTTAATGGTAGGAACTACATTCAAAGGCGCGGTTGATGACATTGATGTTATTCTTCAAACACTTCAAGATTGTGGTTATTCCCACGATAAGTTTTATATCCATTGTGATGCAGCACTCAATGGACTTATCGTCCCTTTCATAAAGAATGTGAGTTTTCTAACATATGTTTAACAAACACTTGAGAATACTACAAAAGTGatcaattttttattgtttGTGATGCAATGAATTCACAGCAGGTGATTAGCTTTAAGAAGCCAATTGGGAGTGTCACAATTTCGGGTCACAAGTTCTTGGGATGTCCAATTCCTTGTGGCGTTCAAATAACAAGAAAAAGTCATATCGCCTATCTCTCGAGAAAAGTGGAATACATTGCTTCTATGGATGCCACAATTTCTGCGAGTAGAAATGGATTAACTCCAATTTTATTGTGGTACAGTTTAAGCTCTAAAGGTCAAATTGGGCTACAACAAGATGTTAAGAGATGCCTCAACAATGCTAGATATTTGAAAGATCTTCTTCAACAAGCAAAAGTCAGTGTCATGCTTAATGAGTTGAGCACCATAATTGTACTTGAGAGGCCTCATGACCATCAATTTACTCGTCATTGGCAACTCTCTTGCGTGAGGAATATTGCACATGTTATCGTTATGCCAAGTATCACCAGAGAAATATTAGACGATTTCTTTATTGATTTAGTGcaacaaagaaaaatatggtATCAAGATGGGAGCATTAAGCCTCCTTGTGTTGCAGATGATATTGGTGCTCAAAATTGTGCATGTGCTATTCATAATGGTCAGTATTTGTTCGTTTAAGGAAATGAACACCctaccatctagatgatgaaaTTTCAACGTCAACTTGGTACAATTGGATGGAATTGTAGGTTCTTCCATGTTTTTGTtgtatcttttttctttttctttttctttttctttttctttttttgtctaTGCCACTTTCATTGTGATTTGAAACTAGTTAAGTGGGTTGTATGACGTACATTATGTAGATTGTCTAGTTAATTGATGAATAAATTATGGACTTCATATTAAGTTGTGTTGTCTTTAGGTAATAAACAAAAAGTGAGACTTTTACTTTATCCATTTCTTTTATTCTATATATTAAGTGGAAGATTGATTACATTATTGTCTCAGCAGTCTGCAGCAACTCTTTCTTTCTCCCTCTTTGAACTTCACACAATTACCTAAAGCATgttggattggcttattttaggatgttttaaagttaaaataatttttaagtatttttgttttctttgagTAAAATAAAAAGTGTTTTTAAGTCCATTTTTATAGGCTCTTAATTCATTTTAACTTATGAAAGATCCATTTATCACAACCTTAGAACCTCTTATTGTTAGGAACGAAAATaattagagcctgtttggatgggcttaaaaaaagtaacttttatgtatgaagtgcttttagaattttgaagtgctcaaagttatttttataaataagcagttgagtgtttggataaaagtgcttatgatgtgaattttagggttaaaagaataaaaaaaggtagtttggaaTTTAGTTAagatataagggatataaaagtaatttccatggtcaaagaaaatgactttaagcactttggaaaaaaagttaggaatcctaacttttcatttttgactgactttaagaactttatggcttaaagtcagcattaggcaaacacgtccaaaagctaaaaagtggctttaagttggttttgaccaacttaaagccaatccaaacgggctctaggtGTCATGCGGAAGCTAGTAAAGCAAACCTCGAATGACtatgagtaagaagacaaacgagaaatataccaaaagagacacaaacatttaacgtggttcgatcaaccgacctacatccacaagaggagatgagcaatccactataaatGTGAGAGTACAAATAATGGAGAGAAgtaacctcacacaattcactcggaatacaaagaggttcacacaagtgatAACGTATCATTTGTATCTCACAGTTTCTCCCCACACACAAAAATTTCAAAGCCCcttaggactacattgtgaatgctatcaAGTTAAAAGGAATAAGCCTCTATTTataagtcataaatatttttctataagaaaaaggactagccaaatatgaagacattgtgttttccttttagaaAAAGGAAAACCTAACAGGGCAAACACCCAACAATTCTCCCCCTTGGCCTGaatttatgataaaataaattttctccACCTTCTTCACATAATATTTAACAGGTTGCATCTCCATCTTCAAAATCTCCTCTGCAAAATTTATGTCTCGGCACAGAGAACTTCTCTGAAAAATTTCTCCAACAAACATCTTCATTACTGTCAAAAAGTTGCAGCTAGAACTGAATCCGCCAAGATGAACATCCGTTTTTaaccttgctctgataccacttattATGACGGAAGGATGCAAacccaaaaatagagaaaataaataaataacacaaaatTTAACGTGGGAAAAACCCTTCAAATCAAATATAACAACCACGGGATCTTCAAAATCTAAATTTCTCCACTATAAAAATAAGTGGTTATAAATATTCTCCTAAATAGCTACACAATAATTGTCAAGCAAGGAGAAGCAATAGTTATACCAACAAAAGtaataagaagaaaatcacCAAAATAAAGCTACTGTTAGGGACCTAAACTAAGATGTTGTTGACCTCTAAATCCAATCTTCACAGTTCAAATCAAACACTAAGATGTTAGAAACACTTATTAAAACTTTTAGGCCGATCCAACGGTTAATGAATTGGAAAACgcaatttgaatatttttggttGAAGAGGCAAAACTGTTGCGGAAAACAccattttcttctctcttctctcttgttgaaagctctctcaaaaacctctcttatGTGTCTAATGTCTCTCAAAGACACTACCAATGAGCAATTACATAATTATCTCAaatcatcctatttatagagtGGTACTTTTTTCTAAAGCCAAAACCAACTCCAAATAGGATTATAATTCCAATCCTTTTCCAAATAGAATTGGGaaccaaattaggagaattattccAATCATTTTACAAATAGGATTAGGTCATGGGCCTTTGGCGGGAACATGGGCTATATCCCAACAAACCCCCCTCCAGTCAAGGGGCCAAATGGACTTCAAGTGGAAGAACTCTTGATAGGCTTTATGCATGTCGCTATTCTacaaaactcttttttttctgtGATCACCACTTTTGTAAGCATATCTGAAGGATTGTCATCAGTGTGTATCTTCTCAACCTCAAATAATTTCTCTTCCACGGCCATTCTAATTTCATGATACTTTCTACTAATATGCTTGGACTTAGAATGAAAGGTGGAGTGCTTGGTGAGATAAATAGCACTCTGATTATCACAAAATAAGAAGAACCTTGACTGCTCAAAGTCAAGATCTTTCATAAATTCCTTCATCCAAAGTAATTCTTCGGCACCTTCAGTGATAACAATATATTCGGCTTCTGTGGTGGATGGAGCTATGCACTTCTGTAGTCTAGATTGCCAGGAAATAGCTTCCCCTGCAAAAGTGATCAAATAACCAGAAGTGGATTTTGAATTATCAAGATTGCCTCCCAAATCAGAGTCTGTATAGTATACAAGTTCAGGCTTGCCACTACCAAAGTACAACTCCATATCTGAAGTGCCTTTCAAATATCTTAGTATCCATTTCACTATATTTCAGTGTTCCTTTCCAAGATTAGAAAGAAATCTACTAACAGTACCAACATCATGTGCAATATTTGGTCTAGTGAAAACCATAGCATACATCAAACTACCAACAACAGAAGAGTATGGAATACATGACATCTCCTTATTCTCTTCATCAGTAGATGGACTCTGGATCGTACTCAACTTAAAGTGTTTAGCAAATGGAGTATTAACCACTTTTAGTTTTGTCATATTGAATCTCTTGAGTACCTTCTCAATGTACTACTTTCGGGATATTGATAAATCATTCTTCTTTCTGTCTCAATGAATTTGTATGCCTAAAATTTTTTTTGCTGGCCCAAAGTCCTTCATTGCAAATGATTTGCTCAACTCCTTCTTAAGGAATAAAATTCTAGATTTATTTCTGTCAACAATcagcatatcatccacataaagtagtaagataataaaatcatcatcagaGAACTTTTGAAAGAATACACAATGATATGAAGAAGTTTTTTTGTATCCTTGATTTTCGATGACATATTCAAACTTTAAGTACCACTGCCTTGGAGCTTGTTTCAAGTTGTACAAGCTCTTTCTCAATTTGCAGAcatagttttctttttctttaaccaCGAAACCTTTATGCTGCTTCATGTAACtttcttcttctaaatcacCATGAAGAAAAATAGTCTTGACATCCGTCTAGTTAACCTCTAAATCTAAACTTGTAGCTAGAACCATGCGAATATAAGACATTTTCACAACAGGAGAGAAAATTTTATCAAAGTCAACTCCCTTTCTCTGGCCAAAACCTTTGACAACTAACCTCGTTTTATATCTAGGTGCATATGTATGTTGCTCTTGTTTTACTCTGAAGATCCATTTATTTGTCAAAGCTTTCTTACCTTTCGATAACTCCACTAACTCATATGTGTCATTCTCATTAAGTGACTTTATCTCATCTTCCATGGATTCTATCCACATATCTCTATGAGTATATAGGATGACTTCATCATAATCTCCAGGTTCTCTCATGTCATTCAAAAGTATATACTCATTAGGAGAATAACGTGTTGACTTTAGCTTCTCCCTAGTAGATCTTCTATAAGAGGTTTCTAGAGCATCTGGAGTAGACATTTGAATATGAGTTAGTGGATAATCAACCATAACATCATTACTAGGAGCATCTTCAAGTTCTACACTCTGATGATCATTCTGATCTTGATCCCCATCGACATTAGTATGTTAGATTCCTTCATGTGCAAAATATGTGTCATTACTAAGAGCTGGATCAACATCAACCAAGCTATCATTAATCTGAGAAtcttttttctcaatcttgTTAATATCTTCAATTGTTTGGTCTTCAAAGAACAGAGCATCAAGACTTCTGATAAGCttcttgtcatgacccaactccgtaggccgcgactggggtccgacctggacctccaTATACATAACTGTCAagtataagaactatacacaagaaccCCAATAGGTAACAacattttcatgtacatgtagcctcttttatccgtatcatatcatgaaagggcacgcaagccgacaagtctaacataacataaaaacatttacaactgaACAACTCACCAACAACCCACATActcatgtctatagacctctacgagtattaactgtatcatatggcgggacagggcccccgccgtacccctgaataaacgaaTTTATACATtgaatgaccagcatcaaaagttaggctccagaacagtggagcacttccaacatagctgagcggaaatcctaggctgacggatctccgaaatgaacatctatacctgcgggcctgaaatgcagcccccccccaaataaagggggttagtacgatacatatactgagtatataaagcataaaacctcataattgagacaacaactgaaatagggatataGGACACAAGTATAACAGTAAATAaagcactatacctgcatcatATAACACGAGGGATGGACATCATcctcatataccatacccggcccgttGGAGGACCCGGTGTCACAACTACATCATTCTATCCTCCTAGGCATATATGTACTActagcgctgtggaacgtacaacccaattcatatatagtataatgatGATGAGGAATgtacagcccaatccatatagtaaaacaatgccgaggaatTTACAGTCCGAtccatgcatgcctatctatcatatctggccctttagtgagggactcggtgaaagagtagtgtatataTCATACCgcacccgacccattatggtactcggtgccattattatatagtaaaatacgCCGAAGAACGTTCAACtcaatccataatttaaaacaatgttgaggaacgtacggcccaatccataatttaaaacaatgtcgaggaacgtacgatCCAAtccttatataataaaatatgctgaggtacattcggcccgatccctatatatcaTCATATCTATCCAGCTTGGAACTCGGTGAATTATTATATTATCGTAtcttcatatcatcatatcatcacatgtGGTATTTCATCATCGCATGTGGCATAATACCATCCGCACATACCATGCCGGCCTGGGACccagtgaaagaagtagtaaagatgtgcacgataacgttcccgACCCCCTTGTAGGACTTAGAGGAAGAtgtgttacagtatgcatgagtagagtagtgagaaaccatatgtaactaagtcatcatttgagactcaatgaaacagtcaagtgaaccgtcacctgaagacctgGGGAGTAATTGtccgaggtacccctttagatatTATTAGGCTCACAACAGCTGGGGCCTCAGAGAttacaaacatgcatcaagataatgccacataatttatgcaatcagaaacacaacgTACATGGTcagagactcaacttatgcaatcagaggcacaatttatgcaatgagagacattgatcatttcagagcctttaggGAGGGGAACTTgtgcattcaattattattcatcaaaTAGGAGATTCGaaggtagtagttcaactactttaagaactttaaaaTCAAGAAGTGCATAAGAATTACGGTTCATGCTTCCTATGCATCCAATTACTATTTCACaaatatagaaggctcgagggtggtaactcaactaccttaagagccttgtcattcagaagtgaaccagaattatgagtcatgcatcatgttcagagctcatgaatagaattaccccaagcttcatacacatatcatttttcacttatacctaagacatgccaaaagagaagaaagggtagcttcacatacctgttatggactACTTGCATCCAAGCTCGCTTCGTTACTTCTTTAACctattaacatgaaagtaatactaaagttagtgaccttcgacctTCCAACTTGTAATTCCACCACAaactacccataggaaccaattccttattctcctttcttgATGAGTCTCGACTAGTGTactagttagttagaagttaacggaattcgagcagcatctcctctataacttgccctatccaaactttcaattaacccccaaaccttagcatccaaccaacaaaaacaatcagCAGAATATATCCAAGTAAGctacttcaatattacacaatacaaactccaagcaATTCGCccaaaattacgataccaaaataagattTTCAATCGTTAATCCGTAAAACCTCTAACCACGCGGAATGAAGGGTTAGgtggctgcaaacagaagcacccacacctcttttaatccacgttccatccctgcaatatggcataaaaccatctccaaatACAACGCCACAATcgcaacaacactatacaaccttaacaactttaacttggctagaacgacttcaatttagtttgtttctaacgccaagcatacttatataattcttttatttCCATCTTCATTCAAgacatataatacactccataacaacattattaactccTCTTtgaagggaagaccttaccttatccaaaacttgccaaagtttgcctcgaaaatcctcttaacgtgctgaaatatagtggactgtttgtgtcatatttttgctgccccaaatagaaattttatgctattaaaatCTTTATATCACCGTACGAtgccttaaataattaattcacggatctAAAATGGAGGACTTACCTTCCTCTAGCCAAAGTCGTAGCTCCCTCTCTAGCTTTCTAaggtttttctcttcttttttccaaggacaaacatgctgaaaatgagATATACTCCAGAagataacacatatatacacctccttaggaggtgacatgtggcatcccctaggggtgacatgtggcatcccctaggggtgacatatggcagccccctagggtgccacctcactcCATACAGTCATccatatgctgccacgtggcactggggtccaccccaagcaggtaagtcacctacttgcttcaagtaggtgcgtcgtctccttatttctctttcgtgggttcgtaatctcatctcactttaagagcctatgtattccttgctacttaatctcgacgtgtactcaaatagcttagttatgtaagacgtccaagttggtagcttacgtaagtaagtcgactaccacgactcattatttggcctccaactccttccaatcccctctagacctatttccaaccttccctcctatggtgtatctcattctcctttccttagagttatttgatagtgtggtagataATCTATATCACGTGGCACCTTTCAAGAGACGTAAGACAATGTCCCAAGGTGCGAAAGCACGGGGTATAACACTTCTTATCAATTGGATCATAAAAGCAATATCCAAACTCATCTTGACCATAACCAATGAAGATGCACTGCTTAGTTTTAACGTTCAGTTTTGATCTCTCATCTTTTGGAGCATGCACACAAGCTTTACACCCAAAGACTTTCAAGTGATCATAGGAGACATTCTTTGCAAACCAAACTCTGTTTGGAATATCACCATCCAAAGCAACAGTGGGAGacaaattaataacataagcaacAGTGTTAAGTGTTTCTTCCCAAAAGGAATTTGGAAATTTATCCTTTGAAAGCACGCATCTAACTCTCTCAACAAGAGTTCTATTCATCCTTTCTGCCAAGACATTCAATTGAGGCATCTTGGAAGGAGTCTTTTGATGACGAATTCCTTTATCAAAGGGACCAATATACTCACCACCATTGTCAGtgcaaatatattttaatttctttccaaTTTGTCTCTCAAATAAGGCTTGAAACTCCTTAAATACATCAAGTACTTGATCTTtagattttaaaggatatactCATAACTTGCAAGAAtgatcatcaatgaaagttgcaaagtaaagtgcaccaccttttgattttactttaaaaGGACCACACAAGTCAGAGTGTACTAGTTCCAATAGTTCAGACTTTCTTAAAGGAGGATGATTgtgaaaagaaactcttttctaTTTTCCAGCTAAGCAATGAACACATCTTTTTACCTTTGCTTGTTTTACACCAGCAAGTAAATTCTTCTTAACCAAACATGTGATCCCCCTCTCGCTCATATAACTAAGTCTCTTGTGCCATAATTCTGACAAAGTCTCACTTTCTATCAAATTTATAGAGTCTCCAAGAATTGATCCTTGTGTCACGTATAAATTTGAATACTTTCTTCCTCGAGCTACAATCAGTGAGCCTTTGGTGAGCTTCCATTGGCCATTGAACAAGTCATTATGGTAGCTatcatcatctagttgtcctacaGAGATCAAATTCAAATGAATGTCTGGAGTGTGCTTGACATTCTGAAGGACTAACGTTGTACCAAAATTGGTCTTCAAACAAACCATTCCAACACCAAGCACCTTAACCTCACCAGCATTACCCATCTTTAACACGCCGGA
The genomic region above belongs to Solanum dulcamara chromosome 5, daSolDulc1.2, whole genome shotgun sequence and contains:
- the LOC129890423 gene encoding histidine decarboxylase-like isoform X1 — protein: MMMNVAFCLHHQPKGCIPSENIVKKVVKVTPPGPRKKLQLAVTEPGLTNGLSSLDYILDNYLKTLTQRVKYHLGFPENICYDHHGALAPLLQFHLNNCGDPFTENPVDFHSKDFEVAVLDWFAKLWEIEKDEYWGYVTHGGTESNLHGILVGRELLPSGILYASKDFHYSVFKAARLYRINMEMINTSINGEMDYSNLRAKLLHNKDKPAIININIGTTFKGAVDDIDVILQTLQDCGYSHDKFYIHCDAALNGLIVPFIKNQVISFKKPIGSVTISGHKFLGCPIPCGVQITRKSHIAYLSRKVEYIASMDATISASRNGLTPILLWYSLSSKGQIGLQQDVKRCLNNARYLKDLLQQAKVSVMLNELSTIIVLERPHDHQFTRHWQLSCVRNIAHVIVMPSITREILDDFFIDLVQQRKIWYQDGSIKPPCVADDIGAQNCACAIHNGQYLFV
- the LOC129890423 gene encoding histidine decarboxylase-like isoform X2 → MMMNVAFCLHHQPKGCIPSENIVKKVVKVTPPGPRKKLQLAVTEPGLTNGLSSLDYILDNYLKTLTQRVKYHLGFPENICYDHHGALAPLLQFHLNNCGDPFTENPVDFHSKDFEVAVLDWFAKLWEIEKDEYWGYVTHGGTESNLHGILVGRELLPSGILYASKDFHYSVFKAARLYRINMEMINTSINGEMDYSNLRAKLLHNKDKPAIININIGTTFKGAVDDIDVILQTLQDCGYSHDKFYIHCDAALNGLIVPFIKNVISFKKPIGSVTISGHKFLGCPIPCGVQITRKSHIAYLSRKVEYIASMDATISASRNGLTPILLWYSLSSKGQIGLQQDVKRCLNNARYLKDLLQQAKVSVMLNELSTIIVLERPHDHQFTRHWQLSCVRNIAHVIVMPSITREILDDFFIDLVQQRKIWYQDGSIKPPCVADDIGAQNCACAIHNGQYLFV